The Haloarchaeobius litoreus DNA window CTGCAGCGTCCCGATGGCCTCGCCGATGGCCATCGCGCCCTCGGAGTCGATGCTCGCGAGCTCTGGCAGCCGGCGGATGGGCTGGCCGACGAGCTCCTCGCGGGTCGCACCGAGGGTGTCCTCGATGGCCTCGTTCACGCTGGCGATGCGGTCGTCGTCGTCGACGGTGAGCACGCCGTCGTGGACCGCCTCGACGACGCGGGCGTGCTGTGCGAGCTCGTTCTCGCGCTCCTTCCGGTCGGTGATGTCGCGCAGGTAGACCGAGAGGCCGGACTCCGAGGGGTAGGCGTTGGCCTCGAACCACGTGTCGAGGGGGTTGTGGTACACCTCGAAGGAGACCGGTTCCTGTGTCTCCATCGCCTGGTGGAACCCCTCGGGGAACTGCGTCTCGACGGTCTCGGGGAACTCGTCCCACATCACCCGGCCGACGAGCTGGCGGCGCGACCGCTTGAGCATCGACTCGGCGCGGTCGTTGATGTACGTGAAGCGCCAGTCGGCGTCGAGCGCGAAGAAGGCGTCCTCGACGCGGTCGAGGATCGGGACCGAGCGGTCCGTCGCGTGTGGCCCGCTGTTCACCCTCCGTCCACCTCGTCGGATGGGCTCGGTCGGGGAGCGCGAGAGATGCTGAGACGAGAATCCATGGCTGCGGGGCTGTACGGGGCTACGTGATTCCCCTACTTACCTTTCGTGGCCAACCCCGCCACCGGCGTCGGGTGCATGGGGCGGCAGGCAGCCCCATCGACACCCGTCTCGTCACAGCGCGCGGACAGCTTCCCGGGCGTCGGTCGACCGTCCGAGAGGGTGCCATCGAGGCGGGAACCGGCGGGACGGGAGCGGACAGCGCCGCGAACTATCGGGCGGTGGCAACGTTCCGTGCCCAGACCAGCCGCCGCGACCCCGTCACGACGGCGGGAGGGCCCGCCAGACAAGAGTTAACTCGGTCCTCGCCGTGGCTCCGGTATGACAGTCGTCGTCGTGGGCGGTGGCATCGTCGGCATGGCGGCCGCGTACAGCCTCGCCGAGCGAGGCGTCGAGGTCGTCCTCTGCGAGAAGGGGTCGGTCGGCTCGGGGAGCACCGAGCGGTCGGCTGGCGGTATCCGGACCCAGTTCTCGACCCGGGTGAACGTCAAGCTCTCCCGGGCGAGCATCGACGTCTGGGAGTCCTTCGAGGAGGAGTTCGGCGTCGACATCGAGTACCGTCGCTCGGGCTACCTCTTCCTCGCCCGTGACGAGGCGACCGCCGACGACTTCGAGGCGAACGTGGCGATGCAGCGCGAGGAGGGCGTCGACAGCGAGCTGCTCGCCCCCGAGGACGCACGGGCGTACTGCCCCGGGCTCGACCCGGAGCCGTTCCGCGCCGCGACGTACTGCCCGACGGACGGGTTCGCCGACCCGCACCTCGCACTGCAGGGGTACTCGCAGGCCGCGGCCGAGGCCGGCGTCGACGTGCGGACGAAGACGCCCGTGACCGACGTGCACCGCGACGGCGGCGACGGGCGCGTCACCGGCGTCGAGACCCCCGACGGCACCATCGAGGCGGAGTACGTCGTCAACGCCGCTGGCCCGTGGGCGGGGCGTCTCAACGAGCTGGCCGGCGTGGACCTTCCCGTCGCACCGAAGCGCCGACAGGTCGCCGTCGTCGACCCGGAGACGCCGGTGCCCGAGTCCAACCCGCTGACCATCGACCTCGACACGGGGTCGTACTTCCGGCCCGAGCGGGAGGGTGCGGCGCTCGTCGGCGGCCACTTCGGCGGCGACGACCCGGACGTGGACCCCGAACGCTTCTCGACGACCGCGGATACCGACTGGACCATCGAGGCCGTCGAGCACGCCGCGGACTACGCATCCTACTTCGGCCCGGAGACCCGCATCAAGAACGGCTGGGCGGGGCTGTACGCCGTCACCCCGGACCACCACCCCATCGTCGAGGCGGTCGCGCCGGGCTACCTCACCGCCATCGGGTTCTCCGGGCACGGCTTCCAGCACGCCCCCGCGACGGGGCAGATCATCGCGGACCTCGTCGTCGACGGTGGGACCGACCTCGTGGACCTCGACGCGCTCTCCGCGGCTCGGTTCGAGCGCGGCGAGACCCACGACGAGCGGAACGTGGCCTGAGCGCCGGCGACGGGGCCGCCGTCGGCGGTCACCCGTTCAGAAGAAGTCGAGGACCGCGGCGTCGTTCTCGGGGAACAGCCGGTCGAGCGTGGCGAGCGTCTCGTCGTCCGCGGTCAGGTCGGTCGTCTTCGCCAGCCGGTCGGCCGGCGCGTAGCCGACGAGCAGCTGGGAGAGCGCGCCGACGTCGAGCTCGGCGTCGTGGTCCCCGTCGACGCGGTGGACCGTCCCCGCCCCGTCCGTCACGTCGAGCTGGAACGTCCCGTCGTTCCACGGCGCGAGCCCGTCCGAGACGGCGAGTGTGACCACGCCGTCGGCGTCGTAGGCGACGGTCTCCAGCGCGTCGGCCACGTCGACGATGCGGACCATCGGGCCGCCCTTCAGCTCCGTCTCGACGTCGCCCCGGTCGTCGACCAGGTCGGGCAGGACGGTGTCGGGCTGCTCGTGGAGCGTCACCGTGGAGACCTGCGAGTCGTGGTCGCGGCAGAACGCGAGGATGCGGAGGTACGCCTCGTGGTCGCGCGCCCGGTGCTCCCAGACGTTCAGCTCGCGACCGTCGTCGCCCTCGTCCACCTCGTAGATGACGTAGCCCCGCAGCTCGTCCTCGGTGCCCCAGCCGTAGACGAACGGGTCGTCCTCCCAGCCGGAGAACCGCCGGTGCCGCCACCAGTCCTCGTCGCGGTCGACGGTCAGGTCCATGTCCGCCGTGTCGGCGCGGTAGACGGCGTCGACGGCCGCCCAGTCGTCGCCGTCGAGCCGTCGCCAGCGGGCGTCACCGTCGGCCTGGCCGGTGCGCTCGGCCTCCGCGTCGGCGGCCGCGGCCGCGAAGTCGAGCGTCTCCGGCGGGCAGGAGATGTCGACGTACCGGTTCGCGGTCTCCCAGCCGTACTGCCGGTAGAAGCCGTACTCGAACGGCCAGAGCGCACAGATGGGTGCCTCGCGGTCGTGGTACTCCTCGACGGACGCTTCGAGCATCCGCCGGACGTTGCCGCCGCGGCGGTGCTCGGGCGGCGAGGCGACCGCGGAGAGCCCCGGCATCTCCACGGTCTCGCCGCGGAGCGTCGTCTCGAACCAGTAGTGCCGACAGACCGCGAGCGGCTCGCCGTCGTCGTCGAACACGCCGCGCTTCGCGCCGAGGCGGTCGCGCTCGTCCGCGTCGTCGGGGTCGTACTCCATCGCTTCGGGGCCGGCCTGGGGACGGAACGCGTAGGTGACGAACCCGTGGAAGGTCGCCGTCTCGTCGTCCGTGAGCGGGCGGTACGCTGTCATGGTCGAACGGGCAACGTCGCCGGGTAAGAAGGTTGCCGTAGTGGGCTAGTCGCTGCCACACCGCCGCCGGGGGCCGACCGGGTGTTGTGTGCGAGGGACGCAGGACCGAATGTTATTGTGCGCTACACGCACAGTTATGGGACGATGCTCGAACTGTACCAGTCGGAGGGCTGCCCGCATTCTCGGAAGGTCAGGGAGACGCTCTCGGCACTCGGCGTCTCGTACGTCGCACACAACCCACGACTCCCGGGCGACCAGGGCGGCGACGTGACCAACGAGACGACACACGACCGCCTCACGGCGGTCGGAGACGACAAGATACCGTACCTCGTCGATACGGACCGCGACGTCACGATGTACGAGAGCGACGACATCGTTGGCTACCTCGGGGAACACTACTCGTAGCCGAACTGCTCGAGAACACCGAGGCGCGGTGACGGTCCCCGACCCTCAGTCGGTGATGTACGCCTCGAACCGGTCCATCGCCTCGCGGAGGTCGTCGAGCCCGGTCGCGTAGGAGACCCGCAGGTGGCCCTCGCCACCGTCGCCGAACGCGTCGCCGGGGACCATCGCGACGCCTTCCTCCTCCAGCAGGCCCTCGGCGAACGCCTCCGCGGACTCGTCGGTGGGGACCTCCGGGAAGACGTAGAACGCTCCCTTCGCCCGGAAGCAGTCGACGCCCATCTCGTCGAACCGCGAGAGCACGAACCGCCGCCGGCGGTCGTACTCGTCGACCATCGCTTCGACCTCGGCGTCACAGGAGCGCAGGGCCTCCAGCGCGGCGTACTGCGCGGTCGTCGGGGCCGACAGCATCCCGTACTGGTGGATGCGGTTGATGGCGGCGACGACCTCCGGCGGGGCCATCGCGTAGCCCAGCCGGAGCCCCGTCATCGCGTACGCCTTCGAGAAGCCGTTGAAGACGACGGTGCGCTCGCGCATCCCCGGCAGGGTGGCGATGGAGGTGTGCTCGTTCTCGTACTGCAACTCGGCGTAGATCTCGTCGGAGAGCACGCCGAGGTCGTGCTCCCGGCAGAACTCCGCGACCGGTTCGAGCTCCTCGCCCGTCATCACCGCGCCGGTCGGGTTGTTCGGGTAGCACAGCATCAGCAGGTCGGCGTCGGCTGCGCCCGCCCGCTCCAGCGCCTCGTCGGTGAGCTTGAACTCGTCGGCCTCCCGGGTCGGCACGCGCAGCGGCTCTCCCCCGGCGAAGATGACGCCGGGGACGTACGAGATGTACGCCGGCTCGACCACCGCGACGGTGTCGCCGGGGTCGACGAGCGCGCGGAGCGCCGCGTCGACGGCCTCGCTCACGCCCGTCGTCACCAGTATCTCCTCGTCGGGGTCGTAGTCGAGGTCGTACCGGTCGTCGACGTGGCGCGAGATGGCCCGCCGCAGTTCGAGCAGCCCCCGGTTCGACGTGTAGCTCGTCCGGCCGCGCTCCAGCGAGTCGATGGCCGCGTCGCGGGCCGCCCACGGCGCGGAGAAGTCCGGCTCCCCGACGCCGAGCGAGATGACGTCGTCGCGCTCCTCGGCCAGCTCGAAGAACTTCCGGATGCCCGACGGCGGCACCGCCCGCACGCGCTCAGAGATGTCCAGCCCCATGGTCAGGGCGACACCGAGAGTCTATCGTCGTCGTCGTCGTCGTTCAGGACGACCCCGCCCTCTTTGTACGTCGTCATGATGTAGTGCGTGACCGTCTGGGTCACCTCGGGGACGGGCGCGACCTTCTCGCTGATGAAGATGGAGACGTCGTGCATCGACGCCCCCTCGACCTCCATGAGGAAGTCGTAGTCGCCGCTGACGAGTCTGAGCGTCTTCACCTGTGGGAAGCGAGCGAGCCGCTCGGCGATGTCGCCGTAGCCCGTCTCGCGGTCGAGGGTGACGTTGAGCTCCACCGTCGCACGGACCACCTCGCGGTCGGTCTTGTCCCAGTCGACGATGGCCTGATAGCCAGCGACGACGCCCTCCTCTTCCAGTGCCGCGAGTGCCGCCTCGACCTCGTCCTCGGTCAGGTCGGTCATGCGTGCGAGGTCCGCCGTCGTGTGACGTGCGTCCTCGACCAGCAGGTCGAGCAGGTCGTCCCGTGCCGTCATACCACTAGGAGTCGGCGAGGGGGTCAAAAGCGTTGCTTCCGCGTCGGGCATCGCCGCGAACGAACCACGGTGACACGCCGCGTGGTCGACGCCTCAGTAGTTCTTGAACAGGTGCGCCCGCACGTCGTCCTTCGTCTGGACGTACTGCGTCGTCCCGTCGGGCATGTCGACCTCGTACCTCGCGTCCTCCTTCGAGGCCTCGCGCCACTTGTCCTCGTGCGTGTCGAGCAGGTTCATCATCGCGTTCAGCCGGTCGTCGCCCTCCTCGCTGTCGTCGCTCGGGTCCGGCATCGGCGACGACGCACTCGCCGTGGTCGTCCCGCCGTCGGCCGCCTCGGCGGGTGTGCCCTCGTCCGCGGCGGCCCCACCGTCTGCCGTGGCCTCCCCGTCCTGATGCTCGACGGCCTCGGCGGCCTGCTCCTCCGTCGACTCGTCGGTCTCGGACGGCGGCGCGATGTCCACGTCGGTGTCTATCTCGTCCGCGTCGACGTTGTCGATGAGGTACTGCAGCGCGTCCCGCTTTCGCACGTAGCCGTACCGCGTCTCGGTCTGTATCTCCGCCCGCAGCGATTCGAGGAACTCCGCCTGCGCGTCGGAGACGGTCATCTCTGGCATGGTTCCACTCTCGAAGGCCCACGTAATAAGCGTGGACGCTCTCCCGTCGAGATCCGACCGACGGCCACCCACGGGCCGACCGGAACGTCAGTTCTTAAGCCCGCGAGCACCAATGTCGCCACGATATGGTCCAGATGGAGTCAGACTCGAACCTCGCTGCCGGTGACGTCGCGCCGGACTTCGAACTCCCGGGTGTCGACGGCGAGACGTACACACTCGACAGCTTCGCGGACAAGGAGGCGCTGCTGCTGGTGTTCACCTGCAACCACTGCCCCTACGCGCAGGCGAAGTTCGACCTGCTGAACGCGCTCGCCGCGGAGTACGACGACGTGGCCGTCGTCGGCATCAACCCGAACGACGCCGAGGAGTACCCGGACGACTCCTTCGAGGCGATGCGGGAGTGGACGGAGGACGGACGCATCCAGTACGACGCCTACCTCCGCGACGAGAGTCAGCACGTGTCCCGGGAGTACGGCGCGGTCTGTACGCCGGACCCGTTCCTGTTCGCGAACGAGGACGGCGAGTTCCGGCTCGTCTACCAGGGTCGCCTCGACGACGCGCTCAACCCCGAGGACGAGCCGACGCGGTTCCACGTCCGCGAGGCCATCGACGCCGTGCTCGCCGGGGAGGACGTCGACATCGAGTGGGAGCCCTCGCGGGGCTGCTCCATCAAGTGGAAGGACGACGACTGAACAGGGGCGAACCGGCCCTCGAAATCAGACCGCGCGCCGGTACTGGATCGGCCACTCGACTTCGTCTTCTCTGTCCAGCTTCCGAGCTGCGTGCAGCGTGAAGTACGGGTCTCGGAGGTGCTCGCGGCCGACGATGGCGAGGTCGGCGCGTCCGTTCCGGACGAGTTCGTCGGCCTGCTCCGGGGCCGTGATGCCGCCGACAGCGCCGACCAGTGCGTCGGTCGCCTCGTTCACGCGCTCGGCGTAGGGTACCTGGTAGCCCGGGCCGGTGTTCGGAATCTGCTGGTCGGGGTGGAGCCCGCCCGCCGAGACATCTATCAGGTCCGCCCCTTCGTCAGCGAGGTCGCCGGCGAGACGGGCGGTGTCGTCGAGGGTCCACGACTCCCGGTCGGGCAGCCAGTCGGTGGCGGAGACGCGGACGAAGACGGGCTTCTCGTCGGGCCAGACATCGCGGACGGCCGCCGTTGCCTCGCGGACCACTCTGGTTCGGTCCTCGAAGTCGCCGCCGTAGCGGTCGTCGCGGCGGTTCGTCACCGGGGAGAGGAACTCGTGGAGCAGGTAGCCGTGGGCGGCGTGGACCTCCGCGATCTCGAAGCCGGCGTCGAGTGCGCGCTCGGCAGCGGCCCTGAAGTCGTCGACGACGCCCGCCACCTCCTCCGTCGTCATCGTCTCGAGGGTCTTGTCGTCGTCGTACGGGTACGCCTCGGCCGACGGCGAGGGCGCGACCCAGCCGTCCCCGTCGGGCTGGACGGGCGTCGAGCCGTCCCAGGGTGGCGTCTTCGAACCCTTGTGCCCGGCGTGGGCGAGCTGGATGGCCGGCACCGAGCCCTGCCCCGCGATGAACGCCGCGATGGGTGCAAGCGCGTCGGCGTGCTCGTCGGTCCAGATGCCGAGGTCGTCGTGGGAGATGCGGCCCTCGGGGGAGACGGCGGTCGCCTCGGTCATGACGATGCCCGCGCCGCCGACGGCGCGGCTGCCGAGGTGCTGCCGGTGCCAGTCCGTCGCCAGCCCGTCGCCCGCACAGGAGTACTGGCACATCGGGGAGACCATCACGCGGTTCGGAACCGTCGTCTCGCGAATCGAGAGGTCTGCGAAGAGGTCGCTCATCGGCGGTGATAGCGCGTCGGCAGGCGTCAAGCCCACGGTGGGCGTACCCCTTGCCGCTACGAGCGACGCGGCCGGCCCGGTGGCGATGCGGTGGCGGCGAAGGGCGGGGCTTATCGCACTCGCCGGACAATCCGCTCGCATGAACCTACAGGAGACGTTCGGGACCGACGCGCCGGTCGTCGGCATGGTCCACCTGCCGCCGCTGCCGGGCGCCCCCCGGTTCGACGGCGACCGCGAGAGCCTGCGCGAGCGGATGCTGGCCGACGCCCGCGCGCTCGAAGCCGGCGGCGTCGACGGCATCATGGTCGAGAACTTCGGCGACGCGCCGTTCTACCCCGAGGACGTGCCGAAGCACGTCGTCGCCGAGATGGCGGCGCTCGCGACGGAACTCGTCGACGATGTCTCGGTGCCGGTCGGCATCAACGTCCTCCGGAACGACGCCGAGGCGGCGCTCTCCATCGCGGCCGCCGTCGGAGCCGACTACGTCCGGGTCAACGCGCACGTCGGCGCGACGGTCACCGACCAGGGGCTCATCCAGGGGAAGGCCCACGAGACGATGCGCCTGCGCGACCGACTCGACGCCGACGTTGCCGTGCTGGCCGACGTGGGCGTCAAGCACGCCGCGCCGCTGGCCGACCGTCCGATGCGCGAGGAACTCGTCGACGCCGTCGAGCGCGGGCTCGCCGACGGTATCGTCGTGTCCGGCTCGGGCACCGGGGACCCGACGGACCGGAGCGTGCTGGAGACCGCACGCGAGACCATCGACGACGCGGTCCCGGGCACGCCGCTGTTCGTCGGGAGTGGCGTGACGGCGGAGACGGTCGGCGAGACGCTCGAACTGGCCGACGGCGTCGTCGTCGGCACCGCGCTCAAGCAGGGCGGCGGGACGACGAACCCCGTCGACGAGGAGCGGGTCCGGGCGGTCGTCGCCGCGGCGCGGAATCGCTGAGAACTGGGGTGGTCGGTCGTCGGGTCAGTCGTCGGCCGGGACGGGCTCGCCGTGACTGATCACGTAGTCCTCGACGAAGTCACCCGCGAGCAGTAGTATCCTCTTTCCTGACATGGTGAAACACACCGCAAGGACATACGCTCGCCGCGGACTTAACGGTTGAGACCAGCTTCCGACCTACTCCACGATGTCGGCGTCGACGGCGTCGTCGCCCCCGTCGCCCACCGACGGCCCGGCCTCGACCGGCACCACCGTCGAGACCCGGGCGTTCTCCTTGATGTCGATGCCGGCCCCGCCGACCGTCAGCGGCACGAGCGGGAGGTGGCTGCCGACGGTCACCGTCGGGTGCGACGCCCCGCGGGCCATCAGCTTGTTCCGTGGCTGGAGCAGCAGCCGGGCGTGCTCGTCGCCGGTCACCAGCTCGTTGTACTGGAGGACGTACGTCCCCGCGTCGAGGTGCCACCACTGGTACTCGTCGTCAGGGTTCCGACGGGTCAGCTCGTGCGGTTCGAGGTCAGCCTCCTCGAGTTCGTCCCCGCCGAAGTCGATGCGTCCCGCGCCGGCCACCTCGTGGATGGCGCTGACGGTCAGGTCGATGCCGTGCTCTCGAACCTGGGTCTCCGGGTGGACGAGGTTCTCCACGCGGTCGAGTACCTCCTGCATGGGCGGGGGTTGGAGCGCCACCGTCAAAAAGGCCGGGCGGTTCGGGGAGCCCGTCGGGCGGTTCCCGCGCTGTCCGGAACACAACCGTTTTGACGACAGCTTTCGACCCAAGAGGGTGTGAAGCGACGCCTCGGCTACCTCGCGTTCCTCGTCGCCCTGCTAGCCATCGTCGCGGTGAGCGTACTGCAGACCGCGTGGACGCCTGCGGAGTCCCAGCAGTCCCTCAAACCGTGGGTCCTGAAGGGGCTGCTCGCGCTGGCCATCGGGAGCGGCACCTACGGCGTCTACCTGCTGCTCTCGGCGGGGATGGGCCGGCTGGTCCACGACAGGCGTCGGCGGCACGACCTGCGGAACGTCGTCCGGCTGGTCCTGGTCATCGCGGCTATCATCGCCGTCGCGGGCGTGCTGACCGACCAGTGGCTCGGCGTGCTGTTCTCGCTGGGGATCGTCGGCTTCGGTGTGACGGTGGCGCTCCAGCAGCCGCTCACGTCGCTGCTCGGGTGGGTGTACATCCTCTCGATGCGGCCGTACCAGGTTGGCGACCGGATCCGAATCGAGGACGCGAAGGGCGACGTCATCGACGTGGACTTCCTCGTGACGACGCTGTGGGAGGTCGAGGGTGACCTGGTCTCCTCGCACCAGCCGTCGGGCCGGACGGTGACGGTGCCGAACAGCCTCATCCTCACGTCGGAGGTGTTCAACTACTCGCGGGACGACTTCCCGTTCGTCTGGAGCGAGGTGTCGATGCAGGTGTCCTACGAGACGGACCTCGACTTCGCCCGGTCGGTGATGCGGGCGGTCGCCGACGAGCAGCTCGGCGACGAGATGGAGCGCAACGTCGCGACGTACCGCGAGCAGCTGGCCGAGACGCCGGTCGACCTCGAAGTGCAGGACAGGCCGTCGGTGAACGTCGCGCAGGGGGAGACGTGGGTCGAGCTCCGGCTGCGCTTCCTGACCCGGCCGCGGCAGATCCAGCGGACGAAGAACGCGCTGTACGAGGAGATACTCGCCCGGTTCCAGGCGAACCCGGACAAGGTGGCGTTCCCGGTCGGACGGTTCCGGTAGCCGGACGTATTTTGCCCCGACGGGTCGTCTGTGCGCTCATGACCGACGAGTACGACGTGGTCGTCGTCGGCGTCGGCGGCATGGGCAGCGCGGCGTGTGCCCACCTCGCCAGCCGCGGCGTCGACGTGCTGGGAATCGAACGGTTCGACGTCCCACACAGCAACGGCTCCTCGCACGGCTCGACGCGCATCATCCGGAAGGCGTACCACGAGCACCCCGACTACGTGCCGCTGGTCGAACGCGCCTACGAGAACTGGCGGGCACTGGAGGCCGAGACGGGCCGGGACCTGCTCCACGTGACCGGGTCGGTCTGTGCCGCGCCACCCGACGGGAGCCTCGTCGACGGCGCGCGGCTGGCCTGCGAGGACCACGGGCTCGACCACGAGACGATGACGGGGCGGGAGCTGAAGGAGCGGTTTCCGGGCTACGGGGTCCCCGACGACTACGACGCGCTCTACCAGCCCGACGGCGGCTTCCTCGACTGCGAGCGCGCCGTCAGCGCACACGTCGAGCGGGCGATGGCGGCGGGCGGGACCGTCCACGCCCGGGAGACGGTCACGGACTGGGATGCCGACGAGCACGGTGTCCAGGTCGAGACCGACCGCGGGGCCTACACCGCCGACGCGCTCGTCCTCGCCGCCGGCGCGTGGAGCGCCGACCTGCTCCCGGACCTCGCCAGCGCGGCCGTCCCCGAGCGGCAGGTGCTCGGCTGGTTCCAGCCGCCCGAGCGCCCCGACGACTTCACGCCCGACAGATTCCCCGTGTTCGTCACGGAGAGCGACGATGGCGACGAGTACTACGGCTTCCCGCGCTACGACCGTCCCGGTGTGAAGGTCGGCCTGTACCACCACCTGCGCGAGCAGGCCGACCCCGATTCGGTGGCCGCACCGACTCGCGAGGACGAGGACGCGCTCCGGGGCCTCTTGCGGGACCACTTCCCCGCCGCCGACGGCCCGACGATGGGCCTGTCGACGTGCATGTTCACCAACTCGCCGGACATGGACTTCATCGTGGACACGCTGCCCGAGCACGAGAACGTCGTCGTCGCGGCGGGCTTCTCCGGCCACGGCTTCAAGTTCGCCAGCGCGGTCGGCGAGGCGCTGGCCGACCTCGCGGTCGACGGCGAGACCGGGCTGTCCGTCGACGAGTTCGCGGTTGACCGCGAGGCGATCCGGAGCGCGTGACCCGAACGCACCGGAGGAACGTTTAGGGGACCGACGCCCGCACCTCACTGCATGGACCTCCTCTCAGACGAGACGGCCCGCTTCGTCCGCGCGACCGCCCCGGAGCCCGACGACCTCGCTGCCGAGATGGACGCCTACGCGGCGGAACAGGAGTTCCCGCACGTCGGCCCCGCGGTCGGCGGCCTCCTGCGTACCTTCGCCCGCATTGTCGACGCCGAGCGCGTCTTCGAGTTCGGCTCCGGCTTCGGCTACTCCGCGTACTGGTGGGGGCAGGCACTCCCGGCCGACGGCGAGATCGTCCTCACCGAGTTCGATGAAGACGAGCTCGACATGGCCCGCGAGTTCATGCAGCGCGGCGGTCTGGACGCCATCGCCCGCTACGAGCACGGCGACGCCCTCGACGCCATCGAACGCTACGACGGCCCGTTCGACTGCGTCCTCGTCGACCACCAGAAGCACCGCTACGCGGAGGCGTTCGAGGCCGTCCGCGAGAAGGTCGCGCCCGGCGGCATCGTCGTCGCCGACAACGCCATGACCGCCGGCATCATCGAGTTCGAGAAGCTGCTCGCCATCGTCGAGGGCGACGACCCCGGCGAGGTGAACGAGCACACGCGGGGCATCGCAGACTATCTGGAGACCGTCCGGTCCGACCCCGAGTTCGAGACGAACGTGCTGCCGGTCGGTGAG harbors:
- a CDS encoding NADH:flavin oxidoreductase/NADH oxidase codes for the protein MSDLFADLSIRETTVPNRVMVSPMCQYSCAGDGLATDWHRQHLGSRAVGGAGIVMTEATAVSPEGRISHDDLGIWTDEHADALAPIAAFIAGQGSVPAIQLAHAGHKGSKTPPWDGSTPVQPDGDGWVAPSPSAEAYPYDDDKTLETMTTEEVAGVVDDFRAAAERALDAGFEIAEVHAAHGYLLHEFLSPVTNRRDDRYGGDFEDRTRVVREATAAVRDVWPDEKPVFVRVSATDWLPDRESWTLDDTARLAGDLADEGADLIDVSAGGLHPDQQIPNTGPGYQVPYAERVNEATDALVGAVGGITAPEQADELVRNGRADLAIVGREHLRDPYFTLHAARKLDREDEVEWPIQYRRAV
- a CDS encoding Lrp/AsnC family transcriptional regulator, with product MTARDDLLDLLVEDARHTTADLARMTDLTEDEVEAALAALEEEGVVAGYQAIVDWDKTDREVVRATVELNVTLDRETGYGDIAERLARFPQVKTLRLVSGDYDFLMEVEGASMHDVSIFISEKVAPVPEVTQTVTHYIMTTYKEGGVVLNDDDDDDRLSVSP
- a CDS encoding pyridoxal phosphate-dependent aminotransferase; the protein is MGLDISERVRAVPPSGIRKFFELAEERDDVISLGVGEPDFSAPWAARDAAIDSLERGRTSYTSNRGLLELRRAISRHVDDRYDLDYDPDEEILVTTGVSEAVDAALRALVDPGDTVAVVEPAYISYVPGVIFAGGEPLRVPTREADEFKLTDEALERAGAADADLLMLCYPNNPTGAVMTGEELEPVAEFCREHDLGVLSDEIYAELQYENEHTSIATLPGMRERTVVFNGFSKAYAMTGLRLGYAMAPPEVVAAINRIHQYGMLSAPTTAQYAALEALRSCDAEVEAMVDEYDRRRRFVLSRFDEMGVDCFRAKGAFYVFPEVPTDESAEAFAEGLLEEEGVAMVPGDAFGDGGEGHLRVSYATGLDDLREAMDRFEAYITD
- a CDS encoding mechanosensitive ion channel family protein, with product MKRRLGYLAFLVALLAIVAVSVLQTAWTPAESQQSLKPWVLKGLLALAIGSGTYGVYLLLSAGMGRLVHDRRRRHDLRNVVRLVLVIAAIIAVAGVLTDQWLGVLFSLGIVGFGVTVALQQPLTSLLGWVYILSMRPYQVGDRIRIEDAKGDVIDVDFLVTTLWEVEGDLVSSHQPSGRTVTVPNSLILTSEVFNYSRDDFPFVWSEVSMQVSYETDLDFARSVMRAVADEQLGDEMERNVATYREQLAETPVDLEVQDRPSVNVAQGETWVELRLRFLTRPRQIQRTKNALYEEILARFQANPDKVAFPVGRFR
- a CDS encoding NAD(P)/FAD-dependent oxidoreductase, translated to MTVVVVGGGIVGMAAAYSLAERGVEVVLCEKGSVGSGSTERSAGGIRTQFSTRVNVKLSRASIDVWESFEEEFGVDIEYRRSGYLFLARDEATADDFEANVAMQREEGVDSELLAPEDARAYCPGLDPEPFRAATYCPTDGFADPHLALQGYSQAAAEAGVDVRTKTPVTDVHRDGGDGRVTGVETPDGTIEAEYVVNAAGPWAGRLNELAGVDLPVAPKRRQVAVVDPETPVPESNPLTIDLDTGSYFRPEREGAALVGGHFGGDDPDVDPERFSTTADTDWTIEAVEHAADYASYFGPETRIKNGWAGLYAVTPDHHPIVEAVAPGYLTAIGFSGHGFQHAPATGQIIADLVVDGGTDLVDLDALSAARFERGETHDERNVA
- a CDS encoding glutathione S-transferase N-terminal domain-containing protein, which codes for MLELYQSEGCPHSRKVRETLSALGVSYVAHNPRLPGDQGGDVTNETTHDRLTAVGDDKIPYLVDTDRDVTMYESDDIVGYLGEHYS
- a CDS encoding thioredoxin family protein; amino-acid sequence: MVQMESDSNLAAGDVAPDFELPGVDGETYTLDSFADKEALLLVFTCNHCPYAQAKFDLLNALAAEYDDVAVVGINPNDAEEYPDDSFEAMREWTEDGRIQYDAYLRDESQHVSREYGAVCTPDPFLFANEDGEFRLVYQGRLDDALNPEDEPTRFHVREAIDAVLAGEDVDIEWEPSRGCSIKWKDDD
- a CDS encoding dCTP deaminase; amino-acid sequence: MQEVLDRVENLVHPETQVREHGIDLTVSAIHEVAGAGRIDFGGDELEEADLEPHELTRRNPDDEYQWWHLDAGTYVLQYNELVTGDEHARLLLQPRNKLMARGASHPTVTVGSHLPLVPLTVGGAGIDIKENARVSTVVPVEAGPSVGDGGDDAVDADIVE
- a CDS encoding GNAT family N-acetyltransferase — translated: MTAYRPLTDDETATFHGFVTYAFRPQAGPEAMEYDPDDADERDRLGAKRGVFDDDGEPLAVCRHYWFETTLRGETVEMPGLSAVASPPEHRRGGNVRRMLEASVEEYHDREAPICALWPFEYGFYRQYGWETANRYVDISCPPETLDFAAAAADAEAERTGQADGDARWRRLDGDDWAAVDAVYRADTADMDLTVDRDEDWWRHRRFSGWEDDPFVYGWGTEDELRGYVIYEVDEGDDGRELNVWEHRARDHEAYLRILAFCRDHDSQVSTVTLHEQPDTVLPDLVDDRGDVETELKGGPMVRIVDVADALETVAYDADGVVTLAVSDGLAPWNDGTFQLDVTDGAGTVHRVDGDHDAELDVGALSQLLVGYAPADRLAKTTDLTADDETLATLDRLFPENDAAVLDFF
- a CDS encoding BtpA/SgcQ family protein, whose translation is MNLQETFGTDAPVVGMVHLPPLPGAPRFDGDRESLRERMLADARALEAGGVDGIMVENFGDAPFYPEDVPKHVVAEMAALATELVDDVSVPVGINVLRNDAEAALSIAAAVGADYVRVNAHVGATVTDQGLIQGKAHETMRLRDRLDADVAVLADVGVKHAAPLADRPMREELVDAVERGLADGIVVSGSGTGDPTDRSVLETARETIDDAVPGTPLFVGSGVTAETVGETLELADGVVVGTALKQGGGTTNPVDEERVRAVVAAARNR